A single window of Candidatus Hydrogenedentota bacterium DNA harbors:
- the rfbC gene encoding dTDP-4-dehydrorhamnose 3,5-epimerase, with translation MSQAPEIQETEIPGVLEIYTPAFSDERGFFSETYNQTAWEQSGFSQSFLQDNLSMSCKGALRGMHYQLNPYGMGKLIRVLTGAVYDVAVDLRKGSPTFGQWMARTLDDATPMWLWIPAGFAHGFLALQDQTRVYYKCTQRYNRESERAIRYNDPDLDILWPAAAAVISKKDSQAPLFKDAEYNFSFSR, from the coding sequence ATGTCTCAAGCACCCGAAATCCAAGAAACAGAAATCCCGGGCGTATTGGAAATCTATACGCCTGCCTTTTCTGATGAGCGCGGTTTTTTTTCTGAAACTTACAATCAGACTGCTTGGGAACAATCCGGTTTTTCCCAATCCTTTCTGCAGGATAATCTGAGCATGTCCTGTAAAGGAGCGCTTCGCGGGATGCACTACCAATTAAATCCTTACGGCATGGGCAAACTGATTCGGGTACTCACAGGCGCTGTTTACGATGTTGCCGTGGATCTGCGCAAAGGCTCGCCGACTTTTGGCCAATGGATGGCGCGCACCCTAGATGACGCTACCCCCATGTGGCTTTGGATACCCGCCGGTTTCGCTCACGGTTTTCTTGCGCTGCAGGATCAGACCCGTGTCTACTACAAATGTACACAACGCTACAACCGAGAATCAGAACGTGCTATCCGTTATAATGATCCCGACCTCGATATCCTCTGGCCTGCCGCTGCTGCCGTGATTTCAAAAAAAGACAGCCA